Proteins encoded together in one Micromonospora auratinigra window:
- the rplN gene encoding 50S ribosomal protein L14 produces MIQQESRLRVADNTGAREILCIRVLGGSGRRYASIGDVIVATVKDAIPGAGVKKGDVVKAVVVRTAKEKRRPDGSYIRFDENAAVIIKDGGDPRGTRIFGPVGRELRDKRFMKIISLAPEVL; encoded by the coding sequence GTGATTCAGCAGGAGTCGCGACTGCGCGTCGCCGACAACACGGGTGCCCGGGAGATCCTGTGCATCCGGGTTCTCGGTGGCTCCGGTCGGCGCTACGCGAGCATCGGCGACGTCATCGTGGCCACCGTCAAGGACGCGATCCCGGGTGCCGGTGTCAAGAAGGGCGACGTCGTCAAGGCCGTCGTCGTTCGCACCGCCAAGGAGAAGCGGCGGCCGGACGGTTCGTACATCCGCTTCGACGAGAACGCCGCCGTCATCATCAAGGACGGCGGGGACCCGCGCGGTACCCGTATCTTCGGCCCGGTGGGTCGTGAGCTGCGGGACAAGCGGTTCATGAAGATCATTTCCCTCGCGCCGGAGGTGTTGTGA
- the rplP gene encoding 50S ribosomal protein L16 produces MLMPRKPPKGFRKPHHPDRHGASKGGNRVVFGEFGIQALEPAYVTNRQIESARIAMTRHIKRGGKVWITIFPDQALTKKPAETRMGSGKGSPEWWVANVKPGRVLFEMSFPNEQIAREAMRRAIHKLPMKCRIVTREVGES; encoded by the coding sequence ATGCTGATGCCGCGCAAGCCCCCGAAGGGCTTCCGCAAGCCGCACCACCCGGACCGCCACGGCGCGTCCAAGGGTGGTAACCGGGTGGTGTTCGGCGAGTTCGGGATCCAGGCTCTCGAGCCGGCGTACGTGACGAACCGCCAGATCGAGTCGGCGCGTATCGCGATGACCCGCCACATCAAGCGTGGTGGCAAGGTCTGGATCACGATCTTCCCGGACCAGGCCCTCACCAAGAAGCCGGCGGAAACCCGGATGGGTTCCGGTAAGGGCTCGCCCGAGTGGTGGGTCGCGAACGTCAAGCCGGGGCGGGTTCTCTTCGAGATGTCCTTCCCCAACGAGCAGATCGCGCGAGAGGCGATGCGTCGCGCGATCCACAAGCTCCCGATGAAGTGCCGCATTGTTACGCGCGAAGTGGGTGAATCCTGA
- the rpmC gene encoding 50S ribosomal protein L29 has protein sequence MAAGVKPSELRELSEEELVTKLREAKAELFNLRVQAATGQLDNNRRLQVIRREIARIYTIMRERELGLSAAPTEVTAS, from the coding sequence ATGGCAGCGGGCGTCAAGCCTTCCGAGCTGCGTGAGCTCTCCGAGGAGGAGCTGGTCACGAAGCTGCGCGAGGCCAAGGCGGAGCTGTTCAACCTCCGCGTGCAGGCCGCCACCGGTCAGCTGGACAACAACCGGCGGCTGCAGGTCATCCGTCGGGAGATCGCCCGGATCTACACGATCATGCGTGAGCGCGAGCTGGGTCTCTCGGCCGCGCCGACTGAGGTGACTGCATCATGA
- a CDS encoding type Z 30S ribosomal protein S14, protein MAKKALILKAAAKPKFSVRAYTRCQRCGRPKAVYRKFGLCRVCIREMAHRGELPGVSKASW, encoded by the coding sequence ATGGCCAAGAAGGCGCTGATCCTCAAGGCGGCCGCGAAGCCGAAGTTCTCGGTTCGCGCGTACACCCGCTGCCAGCGGTGCGGGCGTCCGAAGGCGGTCTACCGCAAGTTCGGTCTCTGCCGGGTGTGCATCCGGGAGATGGCCCACCGCGGTGAGCTGCCCGGCGTGTCCAAGGCTTCCTGGTAA
- the rpsH gene encoding 30S ribosomal protein S8 → MTMTDPIADMLTRLRNANQAYHDRVTMPYSKIKANIAEVLKAEGYIATWSVEEPEEGAVGKRLVVELKYGQNRERSLAGIKRVSKPGLRVYAKSDGLPRVLGGLGVAIISTSQGLLTDRQARKRSVGGEVLAFVW, encoded by the coding sequence ATGACGATGACCGACCCGATCGCAGACATGCTCACGCGTCTGCGTAACGCCAACCAGGCGTACCACGACCGGGTGACGATGCCCTACTCGAAGATCAAGGCGAACATCGCCGAGGTCCTCAAGGCCGAGGGTTACATCGCCACCTGGTCGGTCGAGGAGCCCGAGGAGGGCGCCGTCGGCAAGCGACTGGTCGTCGAGCTGAAGTACGGCCAGAACCGGGAGCGGAGCCTGGCCGGCATCAAGCGCGTGTCCAAGCCCGGTCTGCGGGTTTACGCCAAGTCGGACGGGCTCCCGCGGGTGCTCGGCGGGCTGGGCGTGGCGATCATTTCGACGTCCCAGGGGCTGCTCACCGACCGGCAGGCCCGCAAGCGGAGCGTTGGCGGGGAAGTCCTCGCCTTCGTCTGGTAA
- the rplD gene encoding 50S ribosomal protein L4 produces MTTVDVRNVEGGKSGSVELPADIFDVQANIALMHQVVVAQLAAARQGTHKAKTRGEVSGGGKKPYKQKGTGRARQGSTRAPQFAGGGVVHGPVPRDYSQRTPKKMKAAALRGALSDRARAGQVHVVEAFVSGEKPSTKAALATLTKLTEARRVLVVLSSVDELNWVSLRNEPRVHLIEAGQLNTYDVLVADDVVFTKEALDEFLGVPAETTEEGGK; encoded by the coding sequence GTGACCACCGTTGACGTCCGCAACGTCGAGGGCGGCAAGAGCGGCTCGGTCGAGCTGCCCGCCGACATCTTCGACGTGCAGGCCAACATCGCGCTGATGCACCAGGTCGTGGTGGCTCAGCTGGCGGCGGCCCGACAGGGCACGCACAAGGCCAAGACCCGCGGCGAGGTCTCCGGTGGAGGCAAGAAGCCGTACAAGCAGAAGGGCACCGGTCGTGCCCGCCAGGGCTCGACCCGCGCACCGCAGTTCGCCGGCGGTGGCGTGGTCCACGGCCCGGTGCCGCGCGACTACAGCCAGCGGACCCCGAAGAAGATGAAGGCCGCCGCCCTGCGTGGCGCCCTCTCCGACCGGGCCCGCGCCGGCCAGGTGCACGTCGTCGAGGCCTTCGTCTCGGGCGAGAAGCCGTCGACCAAGGCCGCCCTGGCCACGCTGACGAAGCTGACCGAGGCGCGGCGCGTCCTGGTCGTGCTGAGCAGCGTCGACGAGCTGAACTGGGTGTCGCTGCGCAACGAGCCGCGGGTGCACCTGATCGAGGCCGGCCAGCTCAACACGTACGACGTGCTGGTGGCCGACGACGTGGTCTTCACCAAGGAGGCCCTGGACGAGTTCCTGGGCGTTCCCGCCGAGACCACCGAGGAGGGTGGCAAGTGA
- the tuf gene encoding elongation factor Tu has translation MAKAKFERTKPHVNIGTIGHIDHGKTTLTAAITKVLHDEFPELNPYTPFDEIDKAPEEKARGITISIAHVEYQTANRHYAHVDCPGHADYIKNMITGAAQMDGAILVVAATDGPMPQTREHVLLARQVGVPYIVVALNKSDMVDDEELLELVELEVRELLSSQEYPGDDLPVVRVSALKALEGDPEWTAKLLDLMNAVDTAIPQPERETEKPFLMPIEDVFTITGRGTVVTGRAERGILKPNEEVEIVGIREKSMKTTCTGIEMFRKLLDEARAGENVGLLLRGIKREDVERGMVVVKPGTTTPHTEFEATVYILSKEEGGRHTPFFQNYRPQFYFRTTDVTGVVTLPEGTEMVMPGDNTTMSVKLIQPIAMEENLKFAIREGGRTVGAGRVTKINK, from the coding sequence GTGGCGAAGGCGAAGTTCGAGCGGACTAAGCCGCACGTCAACATCGGCACCATTGGTCACATCGACCACGGTAAGACGACGCTGACGGCGGCCATCACCAAGGTCCTGCACGACGAGTTCCCGGAGCTCAACCCGTACACCCCGTTCGACGAGATCGACAAGGCGCCGGAGGAGAAGGCCCGCGGCATCACGATCTCGATCGCGCACGTCGAGTACCAGACCGCCAACCGGCACTACGCTCACGTGGACTGCCCGGGTCACGCGGACTACATCAAGAACATGATCACCGGTGCCGCCCAGATGGACGGCGCGATCCTGGTGGTCGCCGCGACCGACGGCCCGATGCCGCAGACCCGCGAGCACGTGCTGCTGGCCCGCCAGGTCGGCGTGCCGTACATCGTCGTGGCGCTCAACAAGAGCGACATGGTCGACGACGAGGAGCTCCTGGAGCTCGTCGAGCTCGAGGTCCGTGAGCTGCTCTCCTCGCAGGAGTACCCGGGCGACGACCTGCCGGTCGTGCGCGTCTCGGCGCTGAAGGCCCTCGAGGGTGACCCCGAGTGGACCGCCAAGCTGCTGGACCTGATGAACGCGGTCGACACCGCGATCCCGCAGCCGGAGCGCGAGACCGAGAAGCCGTTCCTCATGCCGATCGAGGACGTCTTCACGATCACCGGTCGTGGCACCGTCGTCACCGGTCGCGCCGAGCGCGGCATCCTCAAGCCGAACGAGGAGGTGGAGATCGTCGGCATCCGCGAGAAGTCGATGAAGACCACCTGCACCGGCATCGAGATGTTCCGCAAGCTGCTCGACGAGGCCCGCGCGGGTGAGAACGTCGGTCTGCTGCTGCGCGGCATCAAGCGCGAGGACGTCGAGCGCGGCATGGTGGTCGTCAAGCCGGGCACCACGACCCCGCACACGGAGTTCGAGGCGACGGTCTACATCCTCTCCAAGGAGGAGGGTGGCCGCCACACCCCGTTCTTCCAGAACTACCGCCCGCAGTTCTACTTCCGGACCACGGACGTCACCGGCGTCGTCACGCTGCCCGAGGGCACCGAGATGGTCATGCCGGGCGACAACACCACCATGTCGGTGAAGCTGATCCAGCCCATCGCCATGGAGGAGAACCTGAAGTTCGCGATCCGCGAGGGTGGTCGTACGGTCGGCGCGGGTCGCGTCACCAAGATCAACAAGTGA
- the rplW gene encoding 50S ribosomal protein L23, giving the protein MSTIADPRDIIVAPVVSEKSYSELNRNWYTFLVHPDANKTEIKIAIQQIFNVRVLSVNTLNREGKRKRTKTGFGQRKATKRAIVKLADGDRIEAFGGPVS; this is encoded by the coding sequence GTGAGCACGATCGCCGATCCGCGCGACATCATCGTCGCGCCGGTCGTCTCGGAGAAGAGCTACAGCGAGCTGAACCGCAACTGGTACACCTTCCTGGTGCACCCGGACGCCAACAAGACCGAGATCAAGATCGCTATCCAGCAGATCTTCAACGTCCGCGTCCTGTCGGTCAACACGCTCAACCGCGAGGGCAAGCGCAAGCGCACCAAGACCGGCTTCGGTCAGCGCAAGGCCACCAAGCGGGCGATCGTGAAGCTGGCTGACGGTGACCGTATCGAGGCCTTCGGCGGCCCGGTCAGCTGA
- the rplC gene encoding 50S ribosomal protein L3, translated as MDRQVKGILGAKLGMTQVWDNNKVVPVTVVQAGPCVISQVRSAEKDGYSAVQLAYGTIDPRKVKKPVSGHFAKADVAPRRHIVELRTANAADYSLGQEVTVEEFPAGVTIDVTGKTKGKGYAGPMKRHGFHGLRASHGVERKHRSPGSIGACATPGRVFKGTRMAGRMGGVRYTVQNLTVQAIDTENNLLLVRGAIPGPKGALVLVRTAAKTKVKKGGAAK; from the coding sequence ATGGACAGGCAAGTCAAGGGGATCCTGGGCGCAAAGCTCGGCATGACCCAGGTCTGGGACAACAACAAGGTTGTTCCCGTGACCGTGGTTCAGGCCGGCCCCTGCGTCATCAGCCAGGTTCGTAGCGCCGAGAAGGACGGTTACTCCGCGGTCCAGCTGGCGTACGGCACGATCGACCCGCGTAAGGTCAAGAAGCCGGTCAGCGGGCACTTCGCGAAGGCGGACGTCGCTCCGCGCCGGCACATCGTCGAGCTGCGCACGGCGAACGCGGCGGACTACTCGCTGGGCCAGGAGGTCACGGTCGAGGAGTTCCCGGCCGGCGTGACCATCGACGTCACCGGCAAGACCAAGGGCAAGGGCTACGCCGGCCCGATGAAGCGGCACGGCTTCCACGGTCTGCGCGCCAGCCACGGTGTGGAGCGCAAGCACCGCTCGCCGGGCTCCATCGGCGCCTGCGCGACCCCGGGTCGCGTCTTCAAGGGCACCCGGATGGCGGGTCGGATGGGTGGCGTGCGCTACACCGTCCAGAACCTGACGGTCCAGGCGATCGACACCGAGAACAACCTCCTGCTCGTCCGTGGTGCCATCCCCGGCCCCAAGGGCGCGCTGGTCCTGGTCCGTACCGCGGCCAAGACCAAGGTGAAGAAGGGCGGTGCGGCCAAGTGA
- the rpsS gene encoding 30S ribosomal protein S19, which translates to MPRSLKKGPFVDDHLLKKVETQNDKGSKNVIKTWSRRSTIIPEMLGHTIAVHDGRKHVPVFVTEAMVGHKLGEFALTRTFKGHEKDDRKSRRR; encoded by the coding sequence ATGCCTCGCAGCCTGAAGAAGGGCCCGTTCGTCGACGACCACCTGCTCAAGAAGGTGGAGACGCAGAACGACAAGGGCTCGAAGAACGTCATCAAGACCTGGTCGCGGCGCTCGACGATCATCCCGGAGATGCTGGGTCACACGATCGCCGTGCACGACGGACGCAAGCACGTCCCGGTCTTCGTGACCGAGGCCATGGTCGGGCACAAGCTCGGCGAGTTCGCGCTGACCCGCACGTTCAAGGGTCACGAGAAGGACGACCGGAAGAGCCGCCGGCGCTGA
- the rplB gene encoding 50S ribosomal protein L2, protein MAIRKYKPTTPGRRGSSVADFAEITRSTPEKSLLAPLPKKGGRNAHGRITTRHHGGGHKRQYRLIDFKRVDKDGVPAKVAHIEYDPNRTARIALLHYADGEKRYIIAPKDLKQGDRVESGPGADIKPGNNLPLRNIPVGTTIHNVELRPGGGAKLARSAGVGIQLLGREGAYATLRMPSGEIRRVDVRCRASIGEIGNADQSNINWGKAGRMRWKGKRPTVRGVAMNPVDHPHGGGEGKTSGGRHPVNPQGKPEGRTRRKGQPSDRLIVRRRYATRKRG, encoded by the coding sequence ATGGCTATCCGTAAGTACAAGCCGACGACGCCGGGCCGGCGTGGCTCCAGCGTCGCCGACTTCGCCGAGATCACTCGGTCCACGCCCGAGAAGTCGCTGCTTGCTCCGCTGCCGAAGAAGGGCGGACGCAACGCCCACGGCCGGATCACCACGCGGCACCACGGTGGCGGTCACAAGCGCCAGTACCGTCTGATCGACTTCAAGCGGGTCGACAAGGACGGCGTGCCGGCGAAGGTCGCCCACATCGAGTACGACCCGAACCGCACCGCGCGCATCGCACTGCTGCACTACGCCGACGGCGAGAAGCGCTACATCATCGCGCCGAAGGACCTGAAGCAGGGCGACCGCGTCGAGTCCGGCCCGGGCGCCGACATCAAGCCGGGTAACAACCTGCCGCTGCGCAACATCCCGGTCGGTACCACCATCCACAACGTGGAGCTGCGTCCGGGCGGCGGCGCCAAGCTGGCCCGTTCGGCCGGCGTCGGCATCCAGCTGCTCGGCCGTGAGGGCGCGTACGCGACCCTGCGCATGCCGTCCGGTGAGATCCGGCGGGTGGACGTGCGCTGCCGCGCCAGCATCGGCGAGATCGGCAACGCCGACCAGTCGAACATCAACTGGGGCAAGGCCGGCCGGATGCGGTGGAAGGGCAAGCGCCCGACCGTCCGTGGTGTCGCCATGAACCCGGTCGACCACCCGCACGGTGGTGGTGAGGGTAAGACCTCCGGTGGTCGCCACCCGGTCAACCCGCAGGGTAAGCCCGAGGGCCGCACCCGTCGTAAGGGCCAGCCGAGCGACCGGCTGATCGTCCGCCGCCGCTACGCCACGCGTAAGCGCGGCTGA
- the rpsJ gene encoding 30S ribosomal protein S10, whose product MAGQKIRIRLKAYDHEVVDSSARKIVETVTRTGAQVAGPVPLPTEINRFCVIRSPHKYKDSREHFEMRTHKRLIDIIDPTPKTVDSLMRLDLPAGVDIEIKL is encoded by the coding sequence ATGGCGGGACAGAAGATCCGCATCCGGCTCAAGGCCTATGACCACGAGGTCGTCGACTCCTCGGCTCGGAAGATCGTCGAGACGGTGACGCGTACCGGGGCGCAGGTCGCTGGCCCGGTGCCGCTGCCCACGGAGATCAACCGTTTCTGCGTTATCCGCTCGCCGCACAAGTACAAGGACTCGCGCGAGCACTTCGAGATGCGCACGCACAAGCGTCTGATCGACATCATCGACCCGACCCCGAAGACGGTCGACTCGCTCATGCGCCTCGACCTGCCGGCTGGCGTCGACATCGAGATCAAGCTGTAG
- the rplV gene encoding 50S ribosomal protein L22, which produces MPGKGDAPVLPGARAVARHVRISPMKARRVVNLVRGLPAKEALTVLQFAPQAASEQVYKVLASAIANAENNERLDPDALLVSEAFVDEGPTMKRFRPRAQGRAYRIRKRTCHITVAVEAVAPAAAKKSAKKAAPAKQAEPAESQSTTEGAE; this is translated from the coding sequence ATGCCAGGAAAGGGCGACGCTCCGGTGCTTCCGGGCGCGCGGGCGGTTGCGCGGCACGTGCGCATCTCGCCGATGAAGGCGCGCCGGGTGGTCAACCTCGTCCGCGGCCTGCCCGCGAAGGAGGCGCTCACGGTGCTGCAGTTCGCGCCGCAGGCTGCGAGCGAGCAGGTGTACAAGGTGCTCGCGAGCGCGATCGCCAACGCGGAGAACAACGAGCGGCTGGACCCCGACGCGCTGCTCGTCAGCGAGGCGTTCGTCGACGAGGGCCCGACCATGAAGCGGTTCCGGCCGCGGGCGCAGGGTCGCGCGTACCGGATCCGCAAGCGGACCTGCCACATCACCGTGGCGGTCGAGGCGGTGGCGCCGGCCGCGGCGAAGAAGTCGGCGAAGAAGGCGGCTCCGGCCAAGCAGGCCGAGCCCGCTGAGTCGCAGAGCACGACGGAGGGTGCCGAGTAA
- the rplX gene encoding 50S ribosomal protein L24 has protein sequence MTVKVKKGDTVIVIAGKDKGAKGKVIASYPRQDKVLVEGVNRVKKHTRISTTQRGAKTGGIVTQEAPIHVSNVMVLDSDGKPTRVGYRIDDNGQKVRIARSTGKDL, from the coding sequence GTGACCGTGAAGGTCAAGAAGGGCGACACGGTCATCGTCATCGCCGGCAAGGACAAGGGTGCCAAGGGCAAGGTCATCGCGTCCTACCCGCGGCAGGACAAGGTCCTCGTCGAAGGCGTGAACCGGGTCAAGAAGCACACCCGCATCAGCACCACTCAGCGTGGCGCCAAGACCGGTGGCATCGTCACCCAGGAGGCCCCGATCCACGTCTCGAACGTGATGGTCCTGGACTCCGACGGCAAGCCGACCCGCGTCGGTTACCGGATCGACGACAACGGCCAGAAGGTCCGCATCGCGCGTAGCACCGGTAAGGACCTGTGA
- the rplF gene encoding 50S ribosomal protein L6 yields MSRIGRKSIPVPSGVDITIDGQTVKVKGPKGELSHVLAEPITAERAEDGQLHVNRPNDERKAKELHGLSRTLVANMIVGVTEGYRKSLEIAGTGYRVTAKGKDLEFALGFSHPVLVPAPDGITFTVEKPTLFHVAGIDKQQVGEVAANIRKIRPPEPYKGKGVKYQGEVIRRKAGKAGKK; encoded by the coding sequence ATGTCGCGTATTGGACGTAAGTCGATCCCGGTACCTTCCGGCGTCGACATCACGATCGACGGCCAGACCGTCAAGGTCAAGGGCCCCAAGGGCGAGCTGTCCCACGTCCTCGCCGAGCCGATCACGGCGGAGCGGGCCGAGGACGGCCAGCTGCACGTCAACCGGCCGAACGACGAGCGCAAGGCCAAGGAGCTGCACGGCCTGAGCCGTACGCTGGTGGCCAACATGATCGTCGGGGTGACCGAGGGCTACCGCAAGAGCCTCGAGATCGCCGGTACCGGTTACCGCGTCACCGCCAAGGGCAAGGACCTGGAGTTCGCGCTCGGGTTCTCGCACCCGGTGCTGGTGCCCGCCCCGGACGGCATCACCTTCACGGTGGAGAAGCCGACCCTGTTCCACGTGGCCGGCATCGACAAGCAGCAGGTGGGCGAGGTCGCCGCCAACATCCGGAAGATCCGCCCGCCGGAGCCCTACAAGGGCAAGGGCGTCAAGTACCAGGGCGAGGTCATCCGCCGCAAGGCTGGAAAGGCAGGTAAGAAGTGA
- the rpsC gene encoding 30S ribosomal protein S3 — protein sequence MGQKVHPTGFRLGISTDWKSRWFADKLYKDYIGEDVKIRRMMSKGLERAGISKVDIERTRDRVRVDIHTARPGIVIGRKGAEADRIRGELEKLTGKQVQLNIIEVKSPESDAQLVAQGVAEQLSSRVSFRRAMRKAMQSAMKNPVCKGIRVQVSGRLGGAEMSRTEFYREGRVPLHTLRANIEYGFFEARTTFGRIGVKVWIYKGDAVPGREAPAEAAPSRGPRRDRGDRPDRPRRGRSGSSGTTAGGTEAGRAAATTIAQQAETPAGEPVDAGAVAAAATQPAETQQEG from the coding sequence ATGGGTCAGAAGGTTCACCCCACTGGGTTCCGGCTCGGCATCTCGACCGACTGGAAGTCCCGCTGGTTCGCGGACAAGCTCTACAAGGACTACATCGGCGAGGACGTCAAGATCCGCCGGATGATGTCCAAGGGCCTCGAGCGTGCCGGCATCTCCAAGGTCGACATCGAGCGCACCCGCGACCGGGTCCGCGTGGACATCCACACCGCCCGGCCGGGCATCGTCATCGGCCGCAAGGGTGCGGAGGCCGACCGGATCCGCGGCGAGCTGGAGAAGCTCACCGGCAAGCAGGTCCAGCTGAACATCATCGAGGTGAAGAGCCCCGAGTCGGACGCGCAGCTGGTCGCCCAGGGCGTCGCCGAGCAGCTCTCCAGCCGGGTCAGCTTCCGTCGGGCGATGCGCAAGGCGATGCAGTCCGCGATGAAGAACCCGGTCTGCAAGGGCATCCGGGTGCAGGTCTCGGGTCGTCTGGGCGGCGCCGAGATGAGCCGGACCGAGTTCTACCGCGAGGGTCGGGTTCCGCTGCACACGCTGCGGGCCAACATCGAGTACGGCTTCTTCGAGGCCCGTACCACCTTCGGCCGGATCGGCGTGAAGGTCTGGATCTACAAGGGCGACGCCGTCCCGGGCCGCGAGGCGCCGGCCGAGGCCGCCCCGTCGCGCGGCCCGCGCCGCGACCGTGGCGACCGGCCGGACCGGCCGCGCCGTGGCCGCTCGGGCTCGTCGGGTACGACCGCCGGTGGCACCGAGGCCGGCCGCGCTGCCGCGACCACCATCGCGCAGCAGGCGGAGACGCCGGCCGGTGAGCCGGTCGACGCCGGAGCCGTGGCCGCGGCCGCGACCCAGCCGGCAGAAACGCAGCAGGAGGGCTGA
- the rpsQ gene encoding 30S ribosomal protein S17 has product MSENTTATARARRKVREGLVVSDKMEKTVVVEVEDRVKHALYGKIMRRTSKLKVHDEQNAAGIGDRVLIMETRPLSATKRWRLVEILEKAK; this is encoded by the coding sequence ATGAGCGAGAACACCACCGCCACCGCGCGGGCCCGCCGCAAGGTGCGTGAGGGCCTCGTGGTCAGCGACAAGATGGAAAAGACCGTCGTGGTCGAGGTCGAGGACCGGGTCAAGCACGCGCTGTACGGCAAGATCATGCGCCGTACCAGCAAGCTGAAGGTCCACGACGAGCAGAACGCTGCCGGCATCGGTGACCGGGTCCTGATCATGGAGACCCGGCCGCTGTCCGCCACCAAGCGTTGGCGGCTCGTGGAGATCCTCGAGAAGGCCAAGTAG
- the rplE gene encoding 50S ribosomal protein L5, translating into MTTATETKTMPRLKERYRNEIVAKLQEQHSYGNPMQVPRLVKIVVNMGVGEAARDAKLIDGAVRDLATITGQKPQVRRATKSIAQFKLREGMPIGAKVTLRGDRMWEFLDRLLSIALPRIRDFRGLDGRKLDGHGNYTFGLTEQSVFHEIDQDKIDRQRGMDITVVTTATTDDEGRALLKLLGFPFKEN; encoded by the coding sequence ATGACCACGGCTACCGAAACCAAGACCATGCCGCGCCTCAAGGAGCGGTACCGCAACGAGATCGTGGCCAAGCTGCAGGAGCAGCACAGCTACGGCAACCCCATGCAGGTGCCGCGGCTGGTCAAGATCGTCGTCAACATGGGTGTCGGCGAGGCCGCCCGGGACGCCAAGCTGATCGACGGCGCGGTGCGTGACCTGGCCACCATCACCGGCCAGAAGCCGCAGGTGCGGCGCGCCACCAAGTCCATCGCGCAGTTCAAGCTCCGCGAGGGCATGCCGATCGGCGCGAAGGTCACCCTGCGCGGCGACCGGATGTGGGAGTTCCTGGACCGGCTGCTCTCCATCGCGCTGCCGCGTATCCGCGACTTCCGCGGCCTGGACGGGCGCAAGCTCGACGGGCACGGCAACTACACGTTCGGTCTGACCGAGCAGTCGGTGTTCCACGAGATCGACCAGGACAAGATCGATCGCCAGCGGGGCATGGACATCACGGTGGTCACGACCGCCACGACCGACGACGAGGGCCGGGCGCTGCTCAAGCTCCTGGGCTTCCCGTTCAAGGAGAACTGA